A genomic window from Agreia sp. COWG includes:
- the cls gene encoding cardiolipin synthase, producing MARSTWRSILKVFPTIVLVVDILIRIGAVVTVPRNRRPSSAMAWLLAIFISPIPGSLLYVLLGSSRLPKDRREKQREVNDFILESSGASDAASETFAEPPWFGSVVHLNRRLGAMPLIEGNSAVLLPDYDASIASMTDAITHAQTYVHVEFYILARDDTTEAFFDALRDAHERGVTVRVLYDHWATMRNPRGRSTRRWLRASGIPFEEMLPFRPWQGNWRRPDLRNHRKIVVIDGRIGFSGSQNMIDASYNKRGNIRRGLRWKDLMVRLEGPAALGLDALFVTDWYSETGDIVEVIDRAVEAPVIADGIECQVVPSGPGFDGENNLRLFNALVYGAQKRLIIASPYFVPDDSMLYAITTAAERGVEVQLFACAVADQYVVYHAQRSYYETLLRSGVRIFLYQEPTVLHSKHFTVDDDVAVIGSSNMDMRSFSLNFEVSLMVRSSSFVDELRDIEDGYRAKSREITLEQWLARSPIAQALDTVARLTAAVQ from the coding sequence ATGGCGCGAAGCACCTGGCGATCGATCCTGAAGGTCTTCCCGACCATCGTCTTGGTCGTGGACATCCTGATTCGCATCGGCGCGGTCGTGACCGTGCCCCGCAATCGCCGGCCGAGCTCGGCGATGGCCTGGCTGCTGGCCATCTTCATCTCACCCATTCCCGGCAGCCTGCTGTACGTGCTGCTCGGCAGCTCGCGGCTGCCGAAAGATCGGCGTGAGAAGCAGCGAGAGGTGAACGACTTCATTCTCGAGTCCTCGGGCGCTTCCGACGCGGCGTCCGAGACCTTCGCCGAGCCGCCGTGGTTCGGCTCCGTCGTACACCTGAACCGTCGGTTGGGTGCCATGCCGCTGATCGAGGGCAACTCCGCGGTCTTGCTGCCCGATTACGACGCGTCGATCGCATCGATGACCGATGCCATCACCCACGCCCAGACCTATGTGCACGTCGAGTTCTACATCCTGGCCAGGGACGACACCACGGAGGCCTTCTTCGACGCGCTGCGCGATGCCCACGAGCGAGGGGTCACGGTGCGCGTGCTCTACGACCACTGGGCAACCATGCGCAACCCGCGTGGACGCTCGACCCGGCGTTGGCTGAGGGCCAGCGGAATCCCCTTCGAGGAGATGCTGCCGTTCCGTCCGTGGCAGGGCAATTGGCGTCGGCCAGATCTGCGCAACCATCGCAAGATCGTCGTCATCGACGGCCGCATCGGCTTCAGCGGTTCGCAGAACATGATCGATGCCAGCTACAACAAGCGCGGCAACATCCGGCGGGGTCTGCGCTGGAAGGACCTCATGGTGCGGCTCGAGGGCCCCGCCGCACTGGGACTCGACGCCCTCTTCGTCACCGACTGGTACAGCGAGACCGGCGACATCGTCGAGGTGATCGACCGGGCCGTCGAGGCGCCAGTGATCGCCGATGGAATCGAGTGCCAGGTGGTGCCGAGCGGCCCTGGCTTCGACGGCGAGAACAATCTGCGACTCTTCAACGCCCTGGTCTATGGCGCCCAGAAGAGGCTCATCATCGCGAGCCCGTACTTCGTGCCCGACGACTCGATGCTCTACGCCATCACCACGGCGGCGGAACGGGGCGTCGAGGTGCAGCTCTTCGCCTGTGCCGTCGCCGACCAGTACGTGGTCTATCACGCGCAGCGCTCCTACTACGAGACGCTGCTGCGTTCAGGCGTGCGCATCTTTCTCTACCAAGAGCCGACGGTGCTGCACTCCAAGCACTTCACCGTCGACGACGACGTCGCGGTCATCGGCTCCAGCAACATGGACATGCGCTCCTTCAGCCTCAACTTCGAGGTGTCGCTGATGGTGCGGAGCTCGTCCTTCGTCGACGAACTGCGCGACATCGAAGACGGCTATCGCGCCAAATCGAGAGAGATCACGCTGGAACAGTGGCTCGCGCGATCCCCCATCGCGCAGGCACTCGACACGGTAGCCCGACTCACTGCGGCGGTTCAGTAG
- a CDS encoding TetR/AcrR family transcriptional regulator, translating into MARWQPDARERLEKAAFDLFVERGFADSTVPEIAQRAGLSTRTFFRHFADKREALFADENAIPELASRMIAEAPEGTSAMQIVADGFDEVAARQFTRPKQYFLARHVVIQSDEGLRERELRKQAALVDALRRGFEGRGIDPLEALLASHLTGTVFSVSIGRWLSPGETASLPELLHDTFDRLRRTADGSAGLASGAPRVAATEPPQ; encoded by the coding sequence ATGGCACGATGGCAACCGGATGCGCGCGAGCGGCTGGAGAAGGCGGCCTTCGACCTCTTCGTGGAGCGGGGATTCGCCGACAGCACGGTTCCCGAGATCGCGCAGCGAGCCGGGCTCTCGACCCGCACCTTTTTTCGCCACTTCGCCGACAAGCGCGAGGCCCTGTTCGCCGATGAGAACGCGATTCCCGAGCTGGCTTCGCGCATGATTGCCGAGGCCCCGGAGGGCACGAGCGCCATGCAGATCGTGGCCGACGGATTCGACGAGGTGGCGGCGAGGCAGTTCACCCGTCCGAAGCAGTACTTTCTCGCGCGGCACGTCGTCATCCAGTCCGATGAGGGGCTTCGGGAGCGGGAGCTGCGCAAGCAGGCCGCGCTCGTCGACGCGCTGCGCCGCGGATTCGAGGGCCGGGGAATCGATCCGCTGGAGGCGCTGCTCGCATCGCATCTCACGGGCACGGTCTTCAGCGTGTCCATAGGTCGCTGGCTCTCTCCGGGCGAGACGGCGTCGCTTCCCGAACTGCTGCACGATACCTTCGACAGGCTCCGGCGTACCGCCGATGGCTCCGCTGGCCTGGCATCGGGTGCGCCCCGAGTCGCGGCTACTGAACCGCCGCAGTGA
- a CDS encoding zinc-binding alcohol dehydrogenase family protein, whose protein sequence is MPQNSAAVLPAPYADLVVRDADYTAPAAGELVIRNRAVAVNPLDEIKQSTGDLMYKWLPHPAVLGEDVAGDVVEIGPGVTGFHVGDRVVAYAVGMEKGRNHTAEGGFQLYSVVEAQLTARIPDDLAFEDVVVLPLAISTAASALFQKDQLGLDHPTAGGHHPAPRQSVLVWGGSTSVGSNAIQLAVAAGYRVVTTASPHNHDRMRALGAEHVVDYRSPSAVSDLLTLLDDQTVAGIFAVGTGSAEPCLTIAIATGARRLCLASPSVSMSTLPRRRSLLALSRFGLQMASRVAPLMVRSRLRGIRTRFVWGSSLMTNEVGPMLWNDFLPKALADRSYVTAPRAEVVGTGLQSIQPALDAVREGASATKFVVLL, encoded by the coding sequence ATGCCCCAGAACTCAGCCGCCGTGCTGCCCGCGCCCTACGCCGACCTGGTGGTGAGAGATGCCGACTACACCGCCCCCGCAGCGGGCGAGCTCGTCATCCGCAATCGCGCCGTGGCCGTGAACCCGCTCGATGAGATCAAACAGTCCACCGGCGATCTGATGTACAAATGGCTCCCCCACCCCGCCGTGCTCGGTGAGGATGTCGCCGGCGACGTCGTCGAGATCGGCCCCGGGGTCACGGGCTTTCACGTGGGCGATCGTGTCGTCGCCTACGCGGTGGGCATGGAGAAGGGTCGCAATCACACGGCCGAGGGCGGCTTCCAGCTGTATTCGGTCGTCGAGGCCCAGCTCACCGCTCGCATTCCCGACGATCTCGCGTTCGAAGACGTCGTGGTGCTGCCGCTCGCCATCTCCACGGCGGCCTCGGCTCTGTTCCAGAAGGATCAGTTGGGCCTCGACCACCCCACCGCGGGTGGGCACCACCCGGCCCCACGACAGAGCGTGCTGGTCTGGGGCGGCTCGACCAGCGTGGGCAGCAATGCCATCCAGCTGGCCGTCGCAGCCGGCTACCGCGTGGTGACCACAGCATCGCCGCACAACCACGACCGGATGCGCGCCCTCGGCGCCGAGCACGTCGTCGACTACCGCAGCCCCAGCGCCGTCAGCGACCTCCTCACCCTGCTCGACGATCAGACGGTCGCCGGAATCTTCGCAGTCGGCACGGGGTCGGCCGAACCCTGCCTCACCATCGCCATCGCCACGGGCGCACGGCGCCTGTGCCTGGCGAGCCCCTCGGTCTCGATGAGCACCCTGCCCCGCCGCCGGTCGCTGCTCGCGCTCTCGCGCTTCGGGCTGCAGATGGCGTCGCGCGTGGCGCCGCTGATGGTGCGCAGTCGCCTACGCGGCATTCGCACACGCTTCGTGTGGGGAAGCTCGCTGATGACGAACGAGGTCGGCCCCATGCTGTGGAACGACTTCCTCCCGAAGGCACTCGCCGACAGGAGCTACGTGACAGCGCCTCGAGCTGAGGTCGTCGGCACGGGGCTTCAGAGCATCCAGCCCGCCCTCGACGCGGTTCGCGAGGGCGCCTCTGCCACGAAATTCGTGGTGCTGCTCTAG